TTTTTCAGGGCTGCTGGCGGAGACAAAAATTAATGTGGCATAGATGGTGTAATTTCTCAttgtttcttttgttggttTGCTTAATTAAATGTTTTAACCAGAGGTTGTTTTGCTGTTGCTTGGAGTTTGATGCTATTTAAAAGGCTGATTAATTGATAGAGGTCCAAAGCATTTAttgcttttggatttttttttttttttttccaaaaaactGCTTTAGAACACAAGATTTTTTTTGGGGTCTACAACAAGCACTCAGATACTGCTTCCTCAATTATCATATCACCTCCCCTCTttttgatgttaattcttgTCAGGAATCTCTGGTCTATTTAGAGGGTTGTCTACTATAGGTTGTACTTCGCATTTATCATCtcaactcaaagaaaaatatgggCCAAGCTCCAGAATTCCTTTCTTCACTAGACCCATTTCATCAAAAGCTTCAGAGCAACCAGGACAAACTGGATCAAAGAAGCAACCGGGACAATCTGGATCAGAGGTTTGAGTCTGAACTGAAATTTTTGAACTTAACAGATGTCTACATTTTGCTGATGGACCACGCAACCACTCACAAATAGCTTTTGTTTTTGCACTTTAAGTCACCATGATCTGTTTCCTTTATCCAATTTATGAGTGTCATTATGAACAGTAATAAAAGAAATGGCGTTTACTACCTTTCCTGGTTTACTAATCATTTACTCCCTAATGGGACCCATAATAGGTATTGGGTTTTGAAAAGTAGGGGATATAACAACCGTCATGTTATCATATGATAAACATAGAGCCAATTCATCCTATTACTTCAGCTCTAGGATGCCATATTGTTCCCAAGAAAGAACTTGATATGGCCAGTTCAAATAAGATTTCAgtattgaaaaaatattctttcttcaagaattcAGAAAGTCTAATTTGACAAATGTGAAGTTAAATGTTAGGACAATCTGAATAGGCCTGACTTAGGGAAGTAATCTAATGCTTTCTGTGTAGGAAAGCTGTACTTTTACCATGttcttttgatatatatgttCCTATGCAAGTTCATTATCTTGATTGGGCCTCTACATCCCTTGACAGACTAGAAAAGACATATCAACCGTTGAGGATCCCTTTGATGCACCTACATATAATATCCCAGAGAAGCCTGTCACTTTTGTAGAGGGGGCTTCCTATACTGCTGTCATTCTTGCAGGGCTTGGAATTGCAGGTGCTGCTGGATATGCTGTTTTCAAAGAGCTTATCTTTCAACCGAAAGAGTAAAGAGTTGacattttttacttaaaattagGCTATTTAGTCAATTAGAGATTGAAGTCTTTCATTATTCATTTTCACCacgatttgaaaacatgttCTGTTATAGGTACAAGGTCTTTAACAAAGCTCTGAAGAGGATTCAAGATGACGGTCAGGTTAGTAAAATTAGAATTTCTCTCAGCCTCAGCTAAAATAATCATATTTCTTTGCACTGGATCCATGCTTTATAGGGTTCACAAGAAATGTACACACTAAACTTTTTTGTTGTGTGGTATTGAAAAGGGAATGATTGTCGGCAGTGTTCTATTAGACTATAACACCATTAGTGTAAGAGTTCACTCGTGCATTGGACAGTAGCCTCAAAGCATGAGGCTTAGAACAtggaggtttttttttgtttttgggttcgTAAAAGGTTTGATAGCCTAAGtctctcttttttaaatataaaaatgaccaagaagaaaataatttttaataataaaaaaagttcaaaaaataagtttAGAGATTTGAGCAGCTTATATTTTCATATACCAGGTTAGGGTGAGGATTGGATCCCCCATTACAGGTTATGGTCAGGAAAGCAGAAATCGTGCTGCACGCCAACGTATTCCTAACAAGATATGGACTGATGAAGATGGTGTAGAGCATGTAGAGGTAAGTAATTTCATGCCAGCATGATAACTTGAGTTTGTTATCTATAAGCAACTTCCACTAAGCATATGCATTACAGTTTTATTCTTAtcaattatttgaaataatctCCATTTAAGATATGCAACACAATTTCCATCGAGCATGTTAAATAAGGAAAGGAGAATGACTTTCATGAACTTTGCATTTTGAATAGTTTTAGTGTAATATTCTCTATTCTGGAATTTATTAAGATTCTAGATGTTGTTATTATGTGTTTTGGAAAATTTGAATTGTGGATAAACAGTTGTTCATCTCTACTTATGTCTGACCAATTTAATGTAGATTAATTTCTATATCCGCGGACCCCATGGAGCTGGGAAAGTTTACTCTGAGATGTTCAAAGACCCAGTTGACAAGCAGTTGAAGTATACATATTTGATTGTTGAGATCAAATCACCAACTCCTTCACAATTGATTCTAGAGTCTTATATGCCGGCTTATAACGTGGACACCAAGTAGTCAGATTCTGACGAGGTTTCTTTATGTACCAAATAACGTGGCGAAGGTTACCAATCTAGTGATGTTAATAGTTATCCTTCtcattcttaattttatttttatattttttttttaactctttggAAAGTGctgagtttgaattttgaagtccaattttttatttactagCAAGAGGAATTGTGATGAGAATGTTTCATACTTTTGTTGCATATGTATCAAGTTGGGTAAGCTGATTGTTTCAGGCTTATCCACATATGACACTGACCTCAGGCAGACCAGGGTTGTATGAAGGAAAAGCATGAATGAaagtgaaataatttttttttttttttggaatttatattgctagttgtgacttgtgagatttgagttcaattttttttttctttgggtgcAAGTATATTTGAGTCCAATCATGGCAATTCTTGGTCAAAATTTCTGTTACCAAGTTTGTTGGTTGATTTTTACCAATGATTTTACTGCATTTTGTTTAGGATGTTTCTTATACCAACTTACTCCAAGTGTGCTTCTTTAGtcttttgattcttttctatgatgttttgtttttgagttgCTTGATATATTGAAGATCAATGAAATGAAAACTATGGACAAATTATTTACActaatcatttctcttatttatatGAAAATGCTTATACTTTAGTCAGTAAACATCATTTAcctccataattttttttttttttcgcaacGAGGACTTTCTGTTTATAAATTTCGTCTTTTTTGACGGTAGGCAAGGATGCAGGTGGGCGTTTAAGCACCAAATATGCCAAAAACGTCCAATATAATTGCCTGTGAGTTTCGTAGAAGTTTATCAGGGGCATTCATGCCATTTGGCAAAGCTTAAAgcagttttttaatatttttatttttaaaaaattatttttttattgctcAAAACAAGCTACCGCATGTTGCagtagttttcactaccgctaccgcacctaagccggaTCCTAATCAGAAAGCTTACTTTTGCAATTATCTTTTGCAATTTGCATACcttctttcctctctctctctctctctctctctctgatatCGAATGGCAGCACTTCGAAGACCATTACACTTTTGGCCAAAGAATggataaaaaggattttttgtcAACTACAAATCGGAAGAACATCTTTATGAGTAGAGATTTTCAGCAGCCTGTGGTCATTCCAACGTCCGTCAAAGTTTGACATGgccaagatttttttaaaaaaataaataaataaataagtaagaaAATTGAGGCAGTCAAGCGTCATATattttgctcctttttttttttcttttttttttaaaaaaaaaaattgaagaagagagatattaaagagaaatccaaatttgaggtattagcactaaatttgaggtattagcatcAAATTTAGAATGATCGAATCCCTTTTGAGTGATACAATCCCTAAAAGTTTAATCTTCCActcctaaattttaattttgaattcagAAACAAGTTTTtagacattaaaaattaaatattaactcataaaaatttaactaacaaaaaaaaataacaatttttttttttattattattcttttttaatatatgtccaaCGCTAAGCTGCCAAAATTTGGCACCGAGCAACTAGGGGAATGCAACTTTGGGCTCTGGTTGAAGTTTGCCTATTGTGTGGGTAAAGGCCAAATTTGCCCTCGAGTCATTTTAGTCACCAAGCTGGGtgatagactttttttttttctttttcctttttgagtTACTTAATTATGGAAGATAAGCACAAGCATTTTCATATATGCTTATATGaaggaaaataagagaaatgaatGGCATTTTCACTGACCAAAGTataaatattttcatataaataagagaaatgattggtgttaataatttgtccatatttttcatttcattccaataatttttttttttttttaaggaaaaccAAGTAAAAGGATTCTTTTTCCCTCTTATTATTTGTCAAAACGtccaaaataaaaggaaagttTACTTTCTCAATTATCTTTTTGCATaccctcttttctttctctctctctctctgatatCGAATGGCGGCGCTTAGAAGACTGGTTGGGCCTAATCCTTTTATCACACgcttctcttcttcctccaaCTTTTCTCATTTGCTGCAGAGGAATCGTTTCCAGACTTTTCGTTGGaggtacctctctctctctctctctctcatgcaatttttgtttttccttttcttttcgttGATATTGATCCACtaagaacaaaaacaatattCGAAACAACACCATAACCTGTTCGACGTAATATTTATATGAAACCTGGcatttcattctttcttttcaagTCAGATAATGTTTAAACTTGATCCTCAATTCTTTTCCGAATTCCAACTGCTCTGATTACTAGTATGTATTTACTTTGTATTGGTCTGCTCTTCTTAAATATCATATACACACCAATTGGGGTACTGAAATTAAGACCGGTAATGGGGCCAAGAATTTGATTCAAATCCTACTGTGGAGTTCAAAAATACTCTTATTAGGACTTTGTTAATTATGGATTACCTACATGAACATATGGTTAGGCAGTTCGCATGAAATTGGCCGGCtaacaaaacacacaaaatttTGATTCAGATTTTGTCTTCATACGGAATTTCGGTGTAGAATTcgaaattttcatttatttggaAACTGTGAGATTGTTTTTGCACTTGTGCATGCCTCTAGTTATCAGTGTTCCTTGGcccatttctttcttcttctcagcATATCAACGTgttatacatacatacatactgCTAGTGCTGGTAATACTTTCAGAATAGGGAATCGTAGTTTAGACCGCTAGATGGTTCGACCAGCTCAACCGTCTAGTCTTGTCTTGGTCCTGAAGCTCCTCGAAAACTCAGGAAGAGTGCTGTGGTTTTGCTTTGGCTCTGGTGCCAAAAGGTCTCTCCTGTCTTCTGGTAGGATACAGTAATAAGACTGTAAGTTCAGCTGACCGCCTTTTTCCCAAGATGGTATATGGACACTAAGGTTACTGCCACAGGCGAAGCGCCAATTCTTCTCCATTAGGATTCTAGTGTGCACACTAAGCATGACTTGCCTCAAGTAGGATTAATAAAAAGAGCACTGAAACCGTTTTATAACTTGGAGAGATTCTTCACTTATGTAGAATTCCTACTTATTTGTGTCGGATCTCAGCACTTTGTCCCATGCTTTGTTATCATGTAGCCAAGGGTTTGTATATTCTTTGATGACAAAAGGTCTTATTTCACTCATATTTGCTGAAACCTCAACTTTTAATGGAtggtatttaaattttttgttaggATTGTCCTCTGACATCAGAGCTGAAGGATTAGTTTAGTAGAAGCATTTTCTCAATATGGTGAAGTTGTTGAAGGTGACTGTGGGCTATTTATATGCAATGACATTGAGTACCCTCTTCAAGCCCAGTAGCAATATTCAGTCAATATACaggtttaacttcttttttcccAGCAAAAGTTGCATTGAACAGAGTCTCATGCAGACCAAAAGGATTTGGAATTGTGACCCTTGAATCaaaaggatttggatttgtgACCTTTGAATCAAAAGATGATGCAGAGAAAGCCATTGCTGAGATGGATGGAAAGGTAGGCCCCCGTTTTCATTTCTCCATTTCATTCTTTGAAGCTTCTAAATTCCAAACTAGTAGGTAATTGATGGCAGGAACTGAATGGACGTGTTATTTTTGTAGATTATGCCACCCGGTTTCCTAGGTGGAATACCAGACGGTTGAAACAGGTACGGCCTCAATATATTTTGAGGCCTTTGGCGAAAATTTTAAGTggcctatttttatttttttttaatatttaaatattaattaaataatatttattttaataataatattatgtttttatttaaaaattatttttctcacCTTTTGAGATGCAAAATACTATTAATTactgaataaaatattttagaaactttgcatcttttagcatttatttatttttcccatttgattttaAACGTTTAACacaatcttttaaattttatttgcgGTTAGACATGTGCAACATAATTAAggttgaatattttattattatatttattactatcgattttttaagtgttatttattttggaatgttggagaatcaaatgatattaatgcatttttttaaattaagtagtGGACCTTAATTAAAGCGTATATATTGACGGTAATTAggtctttaattttgtttttttttttaaggttttattAGAATTCATTAATTGGCGGCCTTATTAAatttggggcattttttaaattatttaattaccaTGATTAGGGGggcttaattaaataatatgaaCAGTAATAATGactttaaaagttttattaattttttttttaaaaaaaaattattaattgggGGCCTAGGCGGCCGCCTAACCCACCTAAGGGTTGGGCCAGCCCTGAGTTGGAATGCCAAAGGGCCTCCAGAACCGATTTCTGATAAGTGATTACTTAACGAGGATGTTATTTGCTAGTCCGTTGATAGCTTATTTTATTGATAGCTAGTCCATTGAAGGAGTAATGGATGTTGATGGTCCTATCAGGGGTGTCAACCCGATTCGGTTTCctggtttttggccaaaactggaactagaaccggggtaccccggttctctgttttgagaaaccggaaccggaattgggaccccggttaaccagGGTCCCAGTTACCGGCCGGTTctggttttacccggtccggtaaccggtttttgaagaaaattggtttttgggcttattttaggtgttgggcctaaaataagccccccctttttttatttttataagttggctcatttttttaaaaaatctattaatctttttgtctaaattaaagaggctttgttgtgattgttccaaataattacaaaataaacataaaaagcccaaaaattctaaaaaatcaatgttttaatatatatatatatatatatatatatatataaacccggTTTCGGTATTCCcagtaaaaaccgggtaccggaaccggggtacctggttttttgatttttcaaaccggaaccggaacccgGTCTCCAGTTTCCCGGTTTTGGTTTCAGTTTCctagtaatttttgacacccctaaatCCTATGTTTATTGTCATTGTTTAGTTTGGCTTGCCTCTTGAGATCCTATGAAAAAAATAGACGGTAAAAATTGTAAGATTGACGAGCATTCTAGTTATTTTTTCACTAGAGGCcatctccattttttttcaaaggagATTTTGAGTAATCTTTTGTTATTATGGCTCTTGGGAGAGAATTTGGAAAGGGTGCAAGTAGTTGTCTCTATTGCATGCAATGCATTTAGTTAATGTGAGATGGTAGGTGGGCTTCACACCTACTTATGTAAGTGCCTGGGCCGTTTGAGTTGTGGGTCCCACCTGCCCTTCCACTCATAAAATACAGTAGCTAAATACACCTTAATTCAGTCCAATTGAGTGCCCAATAAaggttcctctctctctctctctcgctcaaTTTCTCTCTTACTCATATGTTGTGCTAGtttcaagccaaaaaaaaaaaaaactattatgcTCTTGGATTCTCTAAAAGATGGGAATTGAGTACAATTAACTGCTTATATTACATGTACTAAGAGTAGTTAATGTGAGAAGATGGGTGAACTTGGCCCCTAATTTAAAGTCTTTTTCCCGTGAATGTACGGCATTTTCTGCATTGCATCAAAATAAGCCAGCCTTGCTCCCTATCTAATAGCCTGTGAGTCATGAAATTGACACCTGAACTGATTAAACTTTAGGCTGAATGGGACAGAGAAGGGGCATATGTTTCCTTAATATCATACCTAACATGAATTTCCATtaagattatttatttgaaaccTTACCTAATGAAATCAtcatataattaacaatatccAAGCCTTCTTAAATACGAGCAATCATGCCTATATCTTACTTCATTCTATTTTCTCAACCCTACAAATATAAAACCCCCTTATGGAACCATATTGGAGTGTGATTTTGCAccaaacaaataattattttaatataattttttcatagaacatatgagaattatgtTGCATTTTCAAACTCTAATgtagtttattaaattaacatttgttattattattatttttcttaaaaaacatcTCTTCTACATTGATGATAAACAGAACAATCTAAAGCATAAAACTCTAAATAAAAGGAGCCCGAAGCTCTAAAGTTACAATATCAGAAATTCCAATTTCAAATCCAATTCCTATCAATGGTCTCCTTTATTATTAGAGCATATCAGAATCgcatgcaattttaaaaatacatataaaactacatattttattaaaagaaatgatATACACGTATCAAATTAGcattaataaatttgaataaaagtGTGGAGTATAACATTATTCTTCTATTAAAAAAGGAagtaagaatttaaaaaaataaataaaaactaaaaattacatCATGAACAATTATCAATTTTACTTACTGAACAATTATCTTATCCCTCATTTTTATCACACAAATAAGGTCTCATTATACCTTTTTTTCTGGACTTGAAATTGAAACCCCAAAATGTATATTAATACAAACTCTCTTCAAAGTGTGTTACAATGATTTTCACAATTTTACGAACTCACAGTAAAGTCAGAGaaactctttttcttctttatatttcCTATTTCATCATTattgaagagagaaaaattattttcctctCTTGTAtttctcaggaaaaaaaaaaaagagagaaggagaaaaaataGTCTAAAGGTAAtaagtgtttcttttttttctttttttttttacctgcaCAAGACAACCAACCAAAAACTGGCAAAAGCCAAGACCCCAAATGCCATGAACAACATATCCAGTGTCCCTTCTGTCCTCAGCTGTCTCTCTTTCCTTTGCCTCTTCCTCTCTAAATACTCTTGGTACCTCTTCCTACCTTCCTCTTCCCTCCTTCCCTTTCTTCCCATTTTGCCCTCCAACGCCCTCTGCAAAATCCCCAAACTGTCCTTTCCATTCAAATGCATCCCATCCATGTCTTCCACCTGCAAGCTCACCTCCCTCACTACCAGCTTCCTTCCCTGGGACCCACCGCACGTGATGACCACCCCGCACTGCGCGGACTCCGACGACGACCCTCTCTCTCCGCCGCCCAGGATCGTCGCGAACCGCACGTGCACCTCCCCGCTCAGCCAGTGCCTTTGTACGGACACCGGCGACTGGCTCGAGAGGTTCACGGCCCGCCGTCCGATCGGGTCGATCAGGATCCAGCTCAGCGCCAGGTCCTCCTCCAGCTCCCGACACATGTCCTCGCCCTCCGGGTACCTGATACGCGTGGCAACCACGTCCTTCGGGTCCAGAAGGTCGAGCCGAAACGGCGAGCACCGGAACCACGCGGTCACGGTCTCGGTCTCGATGACCTTGCAGAAAATGGGCTTTCCTTTGTAGTACACATCGACGGCCGAGATTAGCTCGGACGGACGGTCAGAATTGGGCGCAGAATTCTCGGCGGTGGGATCCGAAATGGTGGTGAGGAGCGGGAAGGAGTCGGAGAAGAAGGAGCGGGGCCCTGTGGGAAACGTGGTGATGACCTGTCGGAGACGTGGCGTGTTGGTGGATGGCCACGTGGAGTGGCAAATGTTTGTCCAAAGGTCTTCTTGGGTAGAGAGGTTGTAGAGCTGAGAGGTTGTGCAGGCGGTGGAGGCTAAGGTAGGCCCGTCCAGGCGGGTTAGGATATGAGTTCTGATTATGTCGGGATGGACGGCGGAGATCGTGGTGTTTCCGCCTTCATCGACGGCGGTGTAGGGTAGTGGCTGTGTTGTTGCGGAGTGAGGCATGTAGACgattatgcctttttttttttttctacccacAAGTTTGGTGCGCTTTTGAGAGGGGTTTGGAAATTGTACCGGAAGGTTTATATAGGAAACGTAGAGTCAGAATGCTGTTTCGTTGTTAATTAATTGCCCCACAAATTGTCCCAAATCACAAGCATGCCATTTCTACTcccaaattgactgcaattgctCATCGTTCACACGGTTTGACTTTAAAAACAAAGTATAATGTGGGAAAAGTTTGATTCTCATGTCGGAATCAGTCTTTTCCTTACGGggtttaaaagtttttttagtatataaaaattagaattaaataaaatgtttgtttttttcagttaaaaattttaaaaattatttatttgactttttgctattaaaaaaaaatgttccaacgcatttttaggaaaaatcttaaaaataaaaataaaaaattttaaaaagttatttttgactTTTAAAGTTCTATTTTATAAGTTATAACCCATCCACCCAAATATAAAAGTATTCACTCTTACCCGGGAATGGCAATgtaaatttggatgaaaaattattgatttagcTTAGATATcgtaaaaattatatatatatagcatgtgttgtagtttttttttgccgtttaaatttaattttaagtgttttatgaTAAAAAGAATGAAGCTAAATTTGgattgtaataaaaaatttgataagtacTGTCTACTcagtaaatattaaaaaaaaaattaaaaaaaaaatattctatcATTTTCTATGctctcaataaaaaatttgaaaaataatatttaaataaaaaaaataaaagcggaTATCTAAAATAAAGGATGAGATgcagatgttttgaaaattttttatagcCAAAAgctcaaaatagaaaaaaattgattttattgttttaaagCTAAAATGAAGAGGAAGTTTGTTGAGCCGTATATGAATACTTTAAGAGAGAAATTGAAATTACATGCTTCGCAAGCTGActttatttgttaatgctttttagtgGCTGttttttgcttgaaaaaaaaatgtttagatgtgtcataaaaataaaagtaattatgAGTATTTTGTTTAGGATGGCCGCAAGCCACCTCAGAGGTGAGCAAGTGGTGGTTTGCCTACCCCTAGGTGGTTTGAGGTGGCctccccttgggggtggccggaagcCACCTCaagggtgggcaaaccaccccttGCCCACCCCTAGGGTGGCTTGCGACCACCCCATAAGGGTTGAGGGATGGCCAAGGGTGTCAACCCCACTGCAGGCCaccccttcaaaaaaaaattaaaatatatttattttttaagttaaattaataaaaattattaagcTGACGTGATAAAATGGTGCGTTTTGATTGAGACTAATGACGGTTATACAATTTTGGCGATAgagattttattggcatttcaatTGACTCATAAAGTAAAAagtcgaagaaaaaaaattaaattttttttttaaaattttgacggATTGACTTaagaacttataatatatttatattttttctttcatttgtatCCAATTGGATTGGGGAATATTATAAAGAGAGCTATTAGGCATCtcaacactttttttcaaatttcttttctcaaatgatatgaaccccacattcatttaaaaaatatatatatataaatctatttatttattaaatagaccaaatcattttaaaatttgttttttaaaaaaaagtattgagaTATATAGGGTTATCCATATATAAATAACTAAACTGATGTCCGCATATTCTCAAACTCCTTTCGTATTCCCTCTTTCCCGCATTgaataatgataaataattaataaatatctCCTTTCTGGCATCCTCGTACAGCACTTCCGAATGTTTTACTGTCTTCTTTACCTTCAAGGTCGGTAAATCTTGTGGTAGTTTCAATGCTTTATTCCATGCACGCCCAAATGTTTTACTGTCATCTTCTTTTCCCTAAAGACTTCATGGACGGTAAATTTCTTGATGGTTTCAATGGTTTATTCCATTCAATTTCACTCCCAATGTTTTACTGTCGTCTTCTTTTCCCTCGACAGTAAATCTACTGATGGAATTGTAGCTCATTTTGAGACGTTGGATTAAAAATGTAGGGGCGTCGTTGGAGTAATTCTATTAATCGCCTTATCATTCTATCTTTTGAAGCCTATGTGGTTTTGAGAGACCATACCACATAAATTTTGAAGGGATGGAGGATGATGAGAAGAGTGATACATAGCATTACTTGTAATCAATCACCTCTTTGGTCAcaactttgtttcattttttttaggaaattatatcaaaacatCTTGggtaaacatgtcaaaaaatttttgtccctaagttttttttttttttccgacaaTTTATTCTTTTGGTCAATCAAAATGCTAAGAAAATTCctaccgtcaaatttttttaactaccGTTAGATTAGTTGAAACCCATCATTTTGCTACgttagcataataattttttattaatttaatttaaaaattaacaaaaaaatattaaaaaaaataaaaatagaagggGTAGTCAGatgccaccccaaaccaccaaggggtggctgggtggttaggggtggcccGTAAGGGCTGTTAGGGGTAGCCCGCaggccacccctaaaccctaggggtggctcgcggccaccgtAAACCCAAGGGGTGGCCTGCGGGCCACCGCtaaccacccatggggtggctcacggtttggggtggttcgtaggccacccccaacccctaaggtggctaggggtggcttcttatattttttttaaaaaaaattattaatttttaaattaaattaataaaaaaaattattatgctatcatggtaaaacggtgcgtttcaaCCAATTTAACGGtaattaaaagaatttgataGTAGGAATTTTCTTGgtatttcgattgacccagagagtaaattgttaaaaaaaaaaacttaggaacaaaaaaattttggcgtgTTTACCCAAAgtattttgatataatttcctcccttttttttttctatcataTTTGTAAGCCTTTCATTGGAATTGTAGGGTGTTCAGTCACCTTTTAAGCCGTGCAATGGAATTGATGTAGCAATGTCAAATCTATTTGTACATATTACTTGCCaatatgataataaaaatttctttacaaaatcaTGAAATTTAATGGTTGGTGCCAACAATTAGATATAAATCATCAAGGGTTTTGGGAGTGGTGTGACCATGCACCCTTTCATTCAAAAGAGAATGGTCGGCCACCCATGAGAGTGTTTGAGGCTTGAGGGTAGCAGTCCAGCCACCTTTAGcaacttgttaaaaaaataaaaaaattgagctaATGTCACGGTTTATAAGCTACCCCAACCCCATGTAGAACGCGAgtatatttttcataatatttaGCGTGGCGGTGGCCTGCTGgatcaaaaacttttttttttttttttttNNNNNNNNNNNNNNNNNNNNAtggctcttatatttttttttaaaaaaattattaatttttaaattaaattaataaaaaaattattatgctatcatggtaaaacggtgc
Above is a genomic segment from Corylus avellana chromosome ca9, CavTom2PMs-1.0 containing:
- the LOC132191905 gene encoding probable mitochondrial import inner membrane translocase subunit TIM21 → MKLCPSLTLRRQLLILLKSGCGRHSTFHANLLTKEVRGTKGISGLFRGLSTIGCTSHLSSQLKEKYGPSSRIPFFTRPISSKASEQPGQTGSKKQPGQSGSETRKDISTVEDPFDAPTYNIPEKPVTFVEGASYTAVILAGLGIAGAAGYAVFKELIFQPKEYKVFNKALKRIQDDGQVRVRIGSPITGYGQESRNRAARQRIPNKIWTDEDGVEHVEINFYIRGPHGAGKVYSEMFKDPVDKQLKYTYLIVEIKSPTPSQLILESYMPAYNVDTK
- the LOC132161807 gene encoding probable F-box protein At2g36090; the encoded protein is LYVSYINLPVQFPNPSQKRTKLVGRKKKKGIIVYMPHSATTQPLPYTAVDEGGNTTISAVHPDIIRTHILTRLDGPTLASTACTTSQLYNLSTQEDLWTNICHSTWPSTNTPRLRQVITTFPTGPRSFFSDSFPLLTTISDPTAENSAPNSDRPSELISAVDVYYKGKPIFCKVIETETVTAWFRCSPFRLDLLDPKDVVATRIRYPEGEDMCRELEEDLALSWILIDPIGRRAVNLSSQSPVSVQRHWLSGEVHVRFATILGGGERGSSSESAQCGVVITCGGSQGRKLVVREVSLQVEDMDGMHLNGKDSLGILQRALEGKMGRKGRREEEGRKRYQEYLERKRQRKERQLRTEGTLDMLFMAFGVLAFASFWLVVLCR